The DNA segment TCGGGGGCGGCGGCAGCGGGCCCGTGTTATTCGCTGTCTGGTTCGTCTTCGTCGACGTCTTCGAAGTCGGCGTCGACGTACTCCTCGCCCTGGCCGCCTGCACCAGCGCCAGGACCGGCTGCGCCGCCCGGACCAGCGCCCGCGGCACCGCCGGGACCGGCACCCGCAGCACCGCCCGGACCCGCACCGCCGGCGGCCTGCTGGGCCTGCTCCTGGTACATCTGCTTGCCGATCTCCTGGAGTTCCTCGGTTAGCGCCTCGGTGACTTCCTCGTAGTCGTCTTTCTCGGCGTCCTCGTCTTCCAGCACTTCCTCGACGTCCTCGATCTTGGCCTCGATGGACTCCCGAAGGTCGTCGTCGACGTTCTCCTCGTTCTCCTCGAGCAGCGTCTCGGCGCGTCGGACCGCGGCCTCGGCCTCGTTGCGGGCCTCGATGCGCTGACGGCGCTGCTCGTCCTCTTCGGCGTGTTTCTCGGCTTCTTCCTGCATCTCTTCGATCTGCTCGTCGCTCAGGCCGGCACCGCCCTCGATGGTGATCTCCTCGGAGTTGCCCGAACCCTGATCCTCCGCGGAGACGTTGACGATCCCGTTCTCGTCGATGGAGAAAGTCACCTCGATCTGGGGCGTGCCTGCCGGGGCGGGCGGGATGCCCGTCAGCGCGAACTCCCCGAGCAGTTCGTTCTCCTCGGCGATCTCGCGCTCGCCCTGGAAGACGCGGATCTGGACCTGCGTCTGGTTGGCCGCGGCGGTCGTGAAGATCTTCGACTCCTCGGTCGGAATCGTCGTGTTCTTCTCGATGAGTCGCTCGAACAGCCCACCCTTCACTTCGACACCGAGCGAGAGCGGCGTCACGTCGAGCAGGACGATGTCGTCGACGTCACCCGAGAGCACACCGCCCTGGATGGCCGCACCCAGTGCGACCGCTTCGTCGGGATTGACGTTCTTCTTGGGCTCCTGGCCGGTCAGGCCCTCGACTTTCTCCTGGACCTGTGGCATCCGCGTCGAGCCACCGACTAGCAGGACCTCGTCGATGTCACCTTTGTCGTAGCCGGCGTCCTCCAGGGCCTGCTCGGTCGGCTCGACCGTCCGCTCGATCAGGTCCTCGGTCAGGCTCTCGAACTTCGCTCGCGTGATCGACTTCTCGAGGTGGACCGGCCCGTCGTCGGTCGCCGTAATAAAGGGCAGGTTGATCTCGGCTTCCTTTCGGGAAGAGAGCTCGATCTTGGCTTCCTCGGCGGCGTCTTTCAGCCGCTGAAGGGCCTGCCGATCGTCGGTCAGGTCGATGCCGTGTTCGTTCTCGAACTCCTCGGCGAGCCAGTCGATGATGGCCTGGTCCCAGTCGTCGCCACCGAGGTCGTTGTCGCCGTTGGTCGCGACGACCTCGTAGACGCCGCCACCCAGATCGAGAATCGAGACGTCGAAGGTCCCGCCACCGAGGTCGTAGACGAGCACCGTCTGATCGGACTCGTCGTCTAGCCCGTAGGCCATCGACGCGGCGGTCGGCTCGTTGACGATGCGCTCGACCTCGAAACCGGCGATCTCGCCGGCGTCTTTGGTCGCCTGGCG comes from the Halapricum desulfuricans genome and includes:
- the dnaK gene encoding molecular chaperone DnaK, which translates into the protein MASNKILGIDLGTTNSAFAVMEGADPEIIVNSEGERTTPSVVAFDDGERLVGKPAKNQAVKNPEETIQSIKRHMGEDDYTVDIEGEEYTPEQVSAMILQKIKHDAEEYLGDEIEKAVITVPAYFNDRQRQATKDAGEIAGFEVERIVNEPTAASMAYGLDDESDQTVLVYDLGGGTFDVSILDLGGGVYEVVATNGDNDLGGDDWDQAIIDWLAEEFENEHGIDLTDDRQALQRLKDAAEEAKIELSSRKEAEINLPFITATDDGPVHLEKSITRAKFESLTEDLIERTVEPTEQALEDAGYDKGDIDEVLLVGGSTRMPQVQEKVEGLTGQEPKKNVNPDEAVALGAAIQGGVLSGDVDDIVLLDVTPLSLGVEVKGGLFERLIEKNTTIPTEESKIFTTAAANQTQVQIRVFQGEREIAEENELLGEFALTGIPPAPAGTPQIEVTFSIDENGIVNVSAEDQGSGNSEEITIEGGAGLSDEQIEEMQEEAEKHAEEDEQRRQRIEARNEAEAAVRRAETLLEENEENVDDDLRESIEAKIEDVEEVLEDEDAEKDDYEEVTEALTEELQEIGKQMYQEQAQQAAGGAGPGGAAGAGPGGAAGAGPGGAAGPGAGAGGQGEEYVDADFEDVDEDEPDSE